The Acinetobacter chinensis genomic sequence TTGATGAACTTTGAGTGACTGTATGTTTGCAGATTTACTTCTCCCTATGTTCGATGATGAATATTATCCCGATATTCTTGTTGCTGAAGTTAAGCAACACATTGAACTGTTTGCGAAAAAAATCGCAAAAAACGAATGTTCTGAACATGAAATTTATCATATCGCTGGTCAGACTGTGGTTGAAATCAATGAGATGAAACCGCAGTTTGAAGACCTTGATTCTTCACTGGATGACACGGCTGCAGATTATATTGCTGAAGCCATGATGATGGTGGTGCAGGATCTGGGCTATATGGATATTGAAATGGAAGAGCTTGTATCAAACAGAGAGTGGTAACACTCTCTGTTTCGTTTTCAAAGCTGGATTGCTTAACGTTTTTATTCTCCCAGCAGATCTTTTAAATGACAGGATGAACCTGTTTTTATATCTGTCACTTCACTGACTTTCAGATGATATTCAGCATTTTTCTCACTGAAACTCCCCAACACCGTGATCCAGAACTTATCTCCAGATGACAGGAGTTTTTTAACTTTCTGTTTCTGAGCGGGATCTATGAAATTCAGCACATAGTCATCTGCTGTCAGGCTACAGCGATGTAAGAGTATTTGTGAGTTTTTAAGACTGACTGTACCTGTAAATAAATCAAAAATTTCATCATTTGTATTGCTTATGCTTTCAGTACGGTGTGAAGCAGTATTTTCGGTATAAAGGTCTGCAGGGCTGGTATCGGTGTTCTGAGCAAGGCTGTAGGATGAAAAGCTCAGGCAGATCAGGAGTGCTGAATATATTGTTATGGGCTTCATGGTGAATTTTTTAAATATTGTAATACCTGAGCATATATGATTATGCTGAGCTGTATTTTGCTTTTTATATAGGGTCTGAAAGAAAGGTATTGAAAATACAGACATAAAAAAACCAACGATCGCTGGAAGTTTTATTGCACCATTTAATTATATAAATAAATGGTGCCCGAGGCCAGACTCGAACTGGCACGCTTTGTGGGCGGGGGATTTTAAATCCCCTGTGTCTACCGATTTCACCACTCGGGCATGTGCGCAATAATAAAGGACGATAATTCACTTGGCAAGGTGGAATTGGTGAGTTTGCTGTCTTTTCATGCAGTTATTCATATATTCAAAAATAAAAATGATTTTCCTGAAGCAAAACCGATTTCATGATTCTGTCATTAGCGTTTAATGAAGTGGTCATCTGCTTACTCTAATGTTCATGAGTAAAAAACGCAGGGGAAAATACAGGTTAAAACAGCAACAGGCTGTGAGACAAATAAAAACGGGCAGTCGCCCATATGAAAATATCGAAAGGTTTACATCAGACTGTCAACATATTCATCCAGATCCGTAAACTTGTTGGTTCTGGAAAGTTCATTTTCGTATTTGATCAGTTTTAAATGCAGTTCCAGAAACTCTGCCAGATGCTGTTCTGCAATGCTGAATTTATCAGAATCTTTTGGAATGAATTTCATCGCAGCACGTGCTTTCAGGGTTTGTTTATAACTCCATAGACAGGCTCTGCGCACCTGCTGCAAATTATAATAATCCATATCTGAAGATGCTTCACGGAACATATTTTCTTTATAAAACTTGACGAAGCCAAAGCTTAAAGTGAGGAAAAACAGCACACTCTGCAACAGGCTGCTTTGTACAAAAGCAATATTGACCGTTTGTAGAATAATCAGAACCGCCAGTTTGAGCGGTGTGTTGCTTAACTGCTGATACAGATGGGTAGAGCTGTGTTTAATCTGTTTGATAATGAAAGGAACGGCCGTCATCAGAAACAGCATAATGATCAGTATGCCAATTCCAAAAGACTGCACACCCTCAAACTGAGGGAATGTCATTGAAATCAGTTCATCCAGAGCAAAGGCTGTGCTGACAAAAATCATGACAGCCAGTCCCCAGGGAATGAATTCTTTGTAATCGTCAAGCATGCCTTTGGCTTTGATCTGCCCGTACAGCAGAAAGTTGCGTTTAAAAATACGCGGATACTGCTGTTCCAGTTGTTGCAGAAAAAGGGTCGCTTGCTGGGTTTTAATCATGTATGAAAATTCAATATCTGTTCTGGCTGGATAGGGCTCGGGTTGCGAGCCATCTACGGGGTGCATTGTACGTGTGAAACTGACCAGCCAGCAAGTACAGGAACGCTCAACTTTCTGAATGCATTTGAATTAAGTGTGATCTTTTGATGAGCAGATGGGGGATGGTTCTTTTTGAATTTCGGCATACCGGTTCTGGAACCTTAAGCCATGCACTGGACTGTGCTTTTGCTGTTCTGAGTCTGTTGAGTATTCTTCAGATACATAGGCTTTAATCTGAATCACTCTGGCGGTATAGAATAACTGCTTAAACCGTTCAAAGTTTGCAGAAGATGAATGCTTAAAAGGCTGCTTAATGGTTTTGTTATCCAGGATAAAATCCACCTGATATGAAGTGTCAGGTGAGGAAGATAGAATATCGAGCCCATCGCTGTCTTCAATCAGGAAAAAGGAGATTTTATCTGTATCTTTACAATTCAAAGCCATACTTATGCGGGAAAGATCGGGATTGATGTTGATCATGAGTATGTGTCCCAGCTCTTTTTTATATAAGGCATTCCATTGGCTTTTGGGTAAAAGAGGAACTAAATTATCATTCACTGTTTTACCTGGAAAATCTTCCTTAAAGTTATCTATGTCAAAAATATGTTTCTGTGTGGCTGGGGGTTGGGATGTTGTTGATTTGACAGATATTTGTGCACAGGCTGAAAGTAGAATGGCAGATGAAAGAAATATAGAGATATAAGAGGTGTATGCAGATATGGATTTATTATTCATTTATTAAAATTAAGACATAAAAAAACCAGCATAATGCTAGAATTTTTATTACACCATTTAATTGTGTAACTAAATGGTGCCCGAGGCCAGACTCGAACTGGCACGCTTTGTGGGCGGGGGATTTTAAATCCCCTGTGTCTACCGATTTCACCACTCGGGCTTTACAAGATATGGAGGTAGGAGCCGGAATCGAACCGGCATTTACGGAGTTGCAGTCCGCTGCATCACCATTCTGCCATCCCACCATCTCTTGGTGATGCACATATTAGCAAGCTCTGAAAAAAAAACAATACTAGTTTTCATGCAGATGCACATAAATTCGGCATATAGAATAAAATTGTCTAAATAATCATGTATTATTTGCGAAATTGATTCATATCTACTTTGGAGATGTGCCGTGGCATTGGTATTGGATGGTCGCGCATTAGCGAAACAAATTGAAGCAGACTTGTTGACCCGTGTTGAAGCTTTAAAAGCAAAAACAGGTCGTACCCCAATTTTAGCGACAATTCTGGTCGGTGATGATGGTGCATCTGCAACTTATGTACGTATGAAGGGTAATGCATGCCGTCGTGTGGGTATGGATTCTTTAAAAGTTGAATTGTCAAAAGAGACGACAACTGAACAGTTACTGGCTGAAATTGAAAAATTAAATGCCAATCCAGATGTACACGGTATTCTGCTGCAGCATCCAGTTCCTGCACAGATTGATGAGCGTGCATGTTTTGATGCGATTTCACTGGCTAAAGACGTGGATGGTGTAACCTGCCTTGGTTTTGGTCGTATGGCGATGGGTGAGGCCGCTTATGGTTCAGCGACTCCAGCTGGTATTATGACGATTCTGAAAGAAAACAATATTGAAATCGCTGGTAAGCATGCGGTTGTTGTCGGTCGTTCTGCGATTTTAGGTAAACCTATGGCTGCAATGCTGCTTGAAGCAAATGCAACAGTGACAATCTGTCATAGCCGTACGCAGGATCTGGCAAGCTTTGTGAAGCAGGCTGACATTATCGTTGGTGCTGTAGGTAAAGCTGAGCTGATCCAGAAAGACTGGATTAAACAGGGTGCAGTGGTGGTTGATGCTGGTTTCCATCCACGTGATGGAGGCGGTGTGGGTGATATTCAATTGGTTGGTATTGAAGATATCGCATCTGCTTATACACCTGTTCCAGGTGGTGTAGGTCCAATGACGATTACGACTTTGATCCGTCAGACTGTAGAAGCTGCTGAGAAAGAACTGGGTTAATGCTTTTGCTCCTTCTCCCTTTGGGAGAAGGTTGGGATGAGGGGGTGTTAGACCTCTCCCTAACCCTCTCCTGAAAGGAGAGGGGACTCTCAATATTAAAATGAATTAAAAAAATATGAGCTGTACATTCCAACTTCAAAAAGCCCCGCAACACTTACTTGATGCTTTACATGAAGTGATTCCAGGCTGTGATCTGCTTGCACAGCAGTTACCCGAAACACCGATCTCCTTATGGCTGGTTCCGCCTGTATTTCCAACTGACCGTTTAGATGATGAAGTGATCCGCCGTATCTGGAATGATACGCCGTACTGGATTTTCTGCTGGGCTTCAGGTCTGGCGATGGCACAATGGTTACTGGCTGAACCGCATCATGTGAAAGATAAAGTTGTACTTGATTTTGGTGCAGGTTCAGGTGTGGTTGCGATTGCGGCAAAAATGGCAGGTGCGAAACGGGTGATCTGCTGTGATATTGATCAGGTCAGTCTGGATGCCTGTCGTGAAAATGCCTTGCTGAATGACGTCGAACTTGAATATCTGGATGATCTGTATAAGGCAGAACAGGTTGATGTTCTGCTTGCTGCTGATGTTCTCTATGATCAGTGCAACCGTTTCTTTCTGGATGAGTTTTTAAAATTTGCTCCAGAAGTGTGGGTTGCAGACAGTCGTGTGAAAAACTTCAGTCATCCGCATTATCAAAAACTGGATGAGCGTAGTGCGACGACCTGGCCTGACCTGGATGAAGCCAGAGAGTTCAGAAATGTCAGTTTTTATAAGACCTTATGATCTATTTTTTAGTTAAAAAACTGTAAAGGGAAAGTGAAAGGTTTTTAACTGCAAGCAGCTGATACGCATATGCTTTTTGCCAGCGGTTTTTTACGATAAAAATGTGAGCATGCCAGTTTTCTCTTTTACGGATATTTACTCCACTCATGATCAGGATAAAGTTCTGAGGTGAGTTTGTGATTTACTTCGAGAGTCTTTGAGCTTCGCATAGCGTGAACTGCATGAAATCATCTTCACTCACTTTGGGTGGGTGAGTATCCTGACACAGAATAAAACAATCCTTCAGTAAAGGCGTCTGGTAATGAATCAGACAACATCCATGGCGATGATAGTCATCATGCGGAATGATTTTTGTTTTATTTCTGATGATGAAGCGGACAGCATGCATTTTTATATTCATATGATTATGGCTGATGCGATAACGT encodes the following:
- a CDS encoding DUF5713 family protein, with amino-acid sequence MFADLLLPMFDDEYYPDILVAEVKQHIELFAKKIAKNECSEHEIYHIAGQTVVEINEMKPQFEDLDSSLDDTAADYIAEAMMMVVQDLGYMDIEMEELVSNREW
- a CDS encoding class I SAM-dependent methyltransferase, giving the protein MSCTFQLQKAPQHLLDALHEVIPGCDLLAQQLPETPISLWLVPPVFPTDRLDDEVIRRIWNDTPYWIFCWASGLAMAQWLLAEPHHVKDKVVLDFGAGSGVVAIAAKMAGAKRVICCDIDQVSLDACRENALLNDVELEYLDDLYKAEQVDVLLAADVLYDQCNRFFLDEFLKFAPEVWVADSRVKNFSHPHYQKLDERSATTWPDLDEAREFRNVSFYKTL
- the folD gene encoding bifunctional methylenetetrahydrofolate dehydrogenase/methenyltetrahydrofolate cyclohydrolase FolD; the encoded protein is MALVLDGRALAKQIEADLLTRVEALKAKTGRTPILATILVGDDGASATYVRMKGNACRRVGMDSLKVELSKETTTEQLLAEIEKLNANPDVHGILLQHPVPAQIDERACFDAISLAKDVDGVTCLGFGRMAMGEAAYGSATPAGIMTILKENNIEIAGKHAVVVGRSAILGKPMAAMLLEANATVTICHSRTQDLASFVKQADIIVGAVGKAELIQKDWIKQGAVVVDAGFHPRDGGGVGDIQLVGIEDIASAYTPVPGGVGPMTITTLIRQTVEAAEKELG